Proteins encoded in a region of the Watersipora subatra chromosome 5, tzWatSuba1.1, whole genome shotgun sequence genome:
- the LOC137396250 gene encoding cell death abnormality protein 1-like: MACTYFSKKHWIGLAALLLLTVAVRGETGSTRNLVNRRLCDQTECSNMCSNKNCDTGVCPENTGGCECSECDTDSFPQQRGGQNQFGGFQGRMDEGSQSRRQGDGNEQGSMGGQNGRPNSRTESDFGGSQGNGPMGGQRNTNFDGNRMRNCDADRCLTICSDMRDCTSGTCSMDSGRCECNGCPDGREGFGPMGGQREGPFGQGMTRANQPCNGERCSMFCTEFRNCSSGSCPADGGRCECTDCSDGANGFGFMGGQRGGPFGQGLRRANQPCNSERCSIFCTEFRDCTSGVCPADGGRCECSDCSDGFGQMGQERNGPFEQGMREANRRCDTERCSRFCTGIKNCASGSCPADGGRCECQECPNIRNGSDKDGARWNFGGRQRGQDGSSDWNNADRGCDQDMCSSFCTERRACSSGTCPADGGRCQCNNC, encoded by the coding sequence TTGCTGTAAGAGGAGAAACTGGATCAACAAGGAACCTAGTCAATAGAAGATTATGTGATCAAACAGAATGCAGCAACATGTGTAGCAATAAAAACTGTGACACTGGAGTCTGCCCTGAAAATACCGGAGGGTGTGAATGCTCTGAATGTGACACCGATAGCTTCCCTCAACAAAGAGGAGGTCAAAACCAGTTTGGGGGATTTCAAGGAAGAATGGATGAAGGAAGTCAATCAAGAAGACAAGGAGATGGCAATGAGCAAGGTTCAATGGGAGGGCAAAATGGAAGACCAAACTCAAGAACCGAAAGTGACTTTGGTGGTAGCCAAGGCAATGGACCAATGGGAGGGCAGAGAAACACAAATTTTGATGGCAATAGAATGAGAAATTGTGATGCAGATCGATGCCTGACAATCTGCAGTGATATGAGAGACTGCACTTCTGGAACTTGCTCAATGGACAGTGGTAGATGTGAGTGCAATGGCTGTCCAGATGGAAGGGAAGGTTTTGGGCCAATGGGAGGTCAAAGAGAAGGTCCATTTGGGCAAGGGATGACAAGAGCAAACCAGCCATGCAATGGAGAAAGATGCTCTATGTTCTGCACCGAGTTTAGAAACTGCTCTTCAGGAAGCTGCCCAGCAGATGGTGGGAGATGTGAGTGCACTGATTGTTCAGATGGAGCAAATGGTTTCGGATTCATGGGAGGCCAAAGAGGCGGACCATTTGGTCAAGGACTCAGAAGAGCCAATCAACCATGCAACAGCGAAAGATGTTCCATTTTTTGCACTGAGTTTAGAGACTGTACCTCAGGAGTTTGCCCTGCGGATGGCGGAAGATGTGAATGTAGTGATTGCTCAGATGGTTTTGGTCAAATGGGACAAGAGAGAAATGGACCATTTGAACAAGGAATGAGAGAAGCTAACAGGAGGTGTGACACAGAAAGGTGTTCTAGATTCTGTACAGGCATTAAGAATTGTGCCAGTGGGTCATGTCCAGCAGATGGTGGAAGATGTGAGTGCCAAGAATGTCCAAACATCAGAAATGGAAGTGATAAAGATGGAGCAAGATGGAACTTTGGAGGTCGACAGAGAGGGCAAGATGGAAGCAGCGATTGGAACAATGCTGACAGAGGGTGTGATCAAGATATGTGTTCTTCCTTCTGCACTGAAAGGAGAGCTTGTAGTAGTGGAACATGCCCAGCTGATGGTGGGAGATGTCAGTGCAACAATTGTTAA